The Tenrec ecaudatus isolate mTenEca1 chromosome 13, mTenEca1.hap1, whole genome shotgun sequence genome segment ATCCCCCTATGGCAATCAGCATCTTGCCAGTGGTGACATCCTCTCCTCCGGCTGAAGGGAGGCAGGTTCTGAGGTCACCATCACCACCCTCCTGCCACAAGGTCGCCCTCAGCAAGGCGCTCGGACTTCTTCCCCCCACAGGAGTGACGCTGAAGATAGAAAACCCCTCGTTGCAAAGTGTTTCCTAAGTGCTGCGGACTAAACGGTGCCCTGTGTGCCaaccagcaccccccccccccatcaataTATGTGGAATCCTAGTCCCTTCGGGAGTAATTCCATTAGGGAGCTTTATTAGGCGAGTAAAGGTATCATAAGGGCGTGTCTAGACGGAATCACTTCGGAGTGAACTAAAGTGCAGTGGAATCGAAGGACAGCCAGCACCCACGAGGGACGAGAGGTGCCCGTGAAGATGCCTGAGAAGCCACGGGACAGAAGCTGAAGGCCACCAACATCCTCCCTCTGAACTGAAATAGAGGGAGGGAGAGTTAGTTAGTTAGCTCCCCGGGAGCCAGGTCCCTGaactgggctttgagtctcccaaaGACACACCTGAGAAGACACATTTCTCTTCTTTCAAACCGCCCAGGTGCGACTGCAACCGTGCTCACCATCGCCCAAGAGCAGGTGGCcaggtgagaaagaggaagctctggGCGGTGGTGCAAAGAGCTAACAGCAAGCACTTGAAGGTCAACTTGGAGgggcctcggaagaaaggtctggctgcATTAGGCTAAAAAAAATCACCcatggaaaaccttatggagcaaaTTATATTCTAATGCACCAGGGTCTCCAGCAGTCTGGGTTGACACTGAAGAAACGAGTTTGGGTGCTTTGGGGTTCCGTCTGGGAACCGCCTAGGAGAaggtgaaaaagaaaaaccaagacTTTATCAAGCAGCTCTGCTTTCGTGAGCTGTGACTGACACCTCGTGGCAAGTCAGTTCCTTGCCACCACCCTCCCAGCTTCTCTGCATCAGCCTCAGAGCAAGGGAAAGGTCTTCACTGAGCAGCCAGATTGGCAGCGGGTGGGGGGCGGAGCGGCTGGAGGATAATATAATTCATCCCAGGTGGTTGTGCATCGCGGTTTCTATGGCAACGCTGGTACCAGGCACAGGCGGGCGGTGATATCTTCCACGCCATCACAACCTCATTTACATGTCTATTCCATGCAGAATAAATCCCCACCTGTGCTGGTTGGAGCACATTCCGAGACCATGTAGGAGAGCAGATATAAAATAAAACTGTTTTGTAGGAGCCGCCGTTGGAccagcattgggcagctaaccacaaggttggcggttcaaaaccacctactcttccgtgagagaaagatgaggctggccgattctgtaaacatttacagcgtACCAAGCCCTATGCAGGGTCGCAATAGGTCAGAATCAATGAGATGGGGGGTGAGCTTGATAGAcactttgaggagccctggggcgggCTGTCGGGTCAGTATTGGACATCTAGCTGGCTCCAACCCACTAGCCATTCTGAGAGACACAGATGTGTGCTCTAGCAAAGAAGTACAGAGCCTCGGGAACCCTGTACACGACAGTGTTGTTCTGGGCTGGAATTGACaacggggggaggggagtggtatGCATACTTTGAGGTATTGGCAGTTCAGCCAGGTCAGCAATGGGCGCTCTGCAAGTGCAACGCCCCTCGTGGAGAACAGGGATCCTGCAGCTCTGCTGCCTACGGATGTCTATGATCCCAGGAGGGTTGCACCTAGCCACTTCCGGTTCCACTTCCGGTACTGGGAAGGTGATGCCTTAGAATGCTTTCCTGTTACATGGGGCCAGGGAGGGATGAGAAAGCAGTCTGGTAGTACTGTGGGTTCCTGGGGTCACATGGTTAGGATGCCAGGGATTGGGGGAAGAGGGAGCGGGGTTAGGAATTTGGGAGTGGGGTTAGGAATTTGGGGCAAGGTTCCACTATCCTTAGctgggctaagggctggggtggcaggGGATTGGCCAGAGCAGGATGTGGGCTGgtgattgtttggtgcctttcAGTTTGTTTCCACTCTGACagccgaaggaaacactgcctgatcctccaCCATCCTTAACAACCGCGGTCATGTTTGCACCCACCTTGTtgcccatctttctctttttcactgaccctcagctttactaagcatgaggaccttccccaaggactggtctctcccgacaccatgtccaaagtgctTGGGTTAAATTGTCCCCAGGATCTCTTCTAAGGAacagtctggctgtactccttccaaggaTGTTGTTCTGTTGGTCTTAAATGGCATCGAAACAGTCCCCACTCATAccgatcctgtgcacaacagaacgaaacactggcccatcctaggccatcctcacaattgtttctaagcttgagcccactgctgcaggcaCTATGTCAATTCTTCTCATTGAGGGTCTAATCTTTCTCTGCACCTtccctttactaagcatgatgtccttctccagagactggtcccgcctgacatcatgtccaaagtacatgagatgaaatctcaccgtccttgcctctaaggcgcactctggccgtacttcctacAAGACAAATTTGTGCTTTCAGAAATTCATGgtactactttcaatattctctgccagcaccacaatttaaattcaTCCATtactttcagtcttccttattcaatgtccaaaggcTTCAAAAACAGGTTCATTCAAGACAGTGACTTCTGATGGGACCTGCAggtcaattcaaggcagagaggtcaaatTGGAAGATTCTAGTGacgattttttattttgtttttttcaaagagATAATCTTGCTCGATTTTCTTGAAAGACCGGACAATACGAGGAGTTTGTGAGGAAGAGGTTTGAAGGAAAatcgaaaactgcattggtgagggaAAGACCAGAATATTTGCTCTaagggatttgttgttgttgttccaacAGAACAGTGCAACTGCTCCTTTTTGTTAGGGTAGCAAGGGATGTCCTACGTGAATTTTGTTGGGAACCTTACCTTATCTGCCGAGAGCCCTGATCTCATGCCTTcagatttgttgctgttgttctctAGGCTCAGCATGTAAAAGGAACACAATATGGATGCCTGAAGGATGCCAAAACCGCTGTCGTGTGAAGGGAAGAACACAATATTCTTCAAAGAAGAGTTGCAGAGATGGAAACCATgcctccaaagtacgtgagataaaATCTCACTACaggagcttctaaggagcattatggctatAATCCCTTCCAGAGAGATTGGTCCTTTCTGCAGTCTTTGTCAGCACTGTGATTTAAATGCACCACTTCTCTGGGCTcctttatttgtacatatgattgAAAATTCCAGAGCTTGGTCAAGCATACTCTAGTGCCCAAAGCAACAGCCCTGCTctgtaatactttaaagaggcctcaTACAAATTTGCCCACTGCAATACATATCCATCTCCCTCAAGTCACCAGGGGTATCCCTCTTCACCAGCAGGCTTCAGCCGGAAGTACTCAGCTCTCTTGCATCATGAGTGAGCACCCCATCACTGCCTTGCTCTGTGGCTGGGAAGCCACTGCACTGACTCTCTGGAGCCTTCTTTGTGCGGTTGCCTTTTCCCTGCTCCATCGtacaggttctcagcacagggacctgcCTCCATTGTGTCCTTTTAGAGGCCATGagaccctctttttcctctttagaGTGGTTCACTTTAAGTCTAGCAAACTGGCCAGTTTGCTCGTCAGGGTTCCATGTGCTGTATTTGCATGGCCCCACTCTCATATGGAAGAGCCACGcacattatatatgcattatatccaATCCAACGCACCTTCTCTGCACAGTCTCACCCAGTCATTTGATAGGAGACTCTGGGGAAACAAGGCcatagaaaagcaatccattgcacCACATTATGTGATCCAAAAGAATATATCTGTGAGGGGGAAATATATGTGCATCGGGCATTAAATTAGTGAAGAATTATCTTTGCGGGCATCCTGTGATACATATAGAAAGAAGCACTGTTAccaacagtttgaagccaccatgcTCCCTAGGGGAGCAAACAGTGACAGTCCGCTCTCTAAGAACTGAAATCCTTGGACTCTCCGTGAGTCTCACTCCTCTTCACGAGGGCCCTGCAAGTAAGAATGGACTAGCTGGTCATgcattggtggggagggggggaggggggagtgatgtctgttatctgtcagcatcttgattTGTTCAGTTGGTTGGTGTTTGTCTTCTCATGTCACgcaggcattggactgtgtggatcataacaacccacggacagccttgagaaggactgagaatcccagaacattgtgcgcctaccggacccgtactCGGATGAAGATGCAGTGGTCGGGACAGAACGAGGGAATGCTGCGTGGTGTAAAATGATAAATGAGGGAACGTGTACATCAGGGTCTTTCCTTATGGAATCACAGGGTGGCCTTGAACCTCCACTTTTTTTCATTATCAGCTCCTTACAAAATGCACGCACCACGCCTACTTGGCTCCCAAGATTGAGTTCCGGGGTTCCGGAGCCAGCATGGGGCTGCTGGCAGAGCCAGCCATTGGCCTCTGCGTGAGAGGGGCGGGGCTAAGAGCTAGAGCGCGGATTGGCCGAGAGGACCTGGCGTAAACACGTTTGAAAGGCCCAATCAGCGCCTCGCAGCAGCAGCCAATCGGCGGCCGGGAGCCGCAGGAGGGCGGGAGCAGCACATTTGAACCGCGGCGCAAGCGGCTCTCGGCGCGTCCGGGTCCGAGTGTGGCTGCAGCCTGGTCATCATGGCGGCTGAGCGCCGGGCGTCTTCGTTGACCGATGCCGGCCTTGCACAGAAGCTCCGGGACAGCCGCTGTCGCTTCCAGAGGCACATGCAGCAGCTTATAGAGAAGGTGCGGGCCCTGCCCCGATGGACTCGGGGCCGCGACCCGGGTGCGGGGACGGAATGGGAGGGGAGACGGGACCGGTACCCAGGTGCTGGGAAGGTGCTGGGAGCGGGGAGGCGAGTCCAGAGCCAGGGGTGATGAGACAGGAAAGGCCGGTCTGGGACCAGCGGAGGAGGCGTGGTCCAGGtgcggggaggaggggcagggcccAGACCCCTGGAAGGTGCTGGGAGGGCGCGGGGGGATGGGAGCCTGGGGCAGGAGTGCAGAAACCAGAGCGGAGGCTGCACCGGAACTGGGACCAGATTCCGGGAGGGTgcgccggggggtggggggacggagAGGGCGCGGGGTCCCGGAGTTGGGAGAACGGGTGTAGGGAAAATCCCTATCTCTTCCATAGACTTGAAGGAAGTGGGGTTGGGTGGAGACGTTGGTTGCCAGTCGGACCCCTGACCTGATGGCTCACCCCTTGCCTTTACAGTACAACCATCCCTTCGAGGACGCCCCGCTGGTGGAGATGACCACGCTGACCTACGAAACGCCCGAGGGTAAGGGTCAGCTGGGGTCTGAGTCACTGGGCAGCCGGCCTGTGGAGTTCTGGAATGCTGGCAGTGCCCGTGGGGAGGACAAATGTAGTTGATGGAATTAGGAAGGATTTCCTCCAAGACACACCCACCTGGTTCCCCAGCAGCTCCTCGTACTGGATTCTCTGTCACCCTATCCCAGTGGGTAGTTGCTGAACCTGGCCCAGCCCCCATTCCCAGCTGTGAATTTCATCAGTGGGAAGGGCAGGGTGGCCCCAGTGTGGGTAGCAGCGATGTGAGGGTGGATGGGAAGCTCTCAGGAGAGTGCCTGTGGGTGCTCAGACTCCTGTTGGACTTGAGTAGGAACGGCTGCCCTTGAGCTTCTGCTTGTAGGTGTGTCACTTAGCGCCCACTGGACATGCTGGGAGATGAGGCTGTGGGAATTGAAGGTTGTGGGACCATCCTTTATGAAATCGTGGGCCACGCTTCCCTTCACTGGTGATGGTGCCTACAAAACAGGGAGTCCTTATAGGGTGGGTGTGGCCGGAGTAGGTACCCCTATTCCAAACCTCAGCTCTCAGGCTTgttctaaggagccttggtggctccatgggttaagtgttcagctgcctATTGTggagttagtggtttgaacccactcaggaCTCCATGGGAGCGGGATGAGGCTGTTTGCCCTCTTGAAGACTGACAGGCTTAGAAACCATACAGAGCAGTTCTCTTCTACTCGCCACTGCTGTGCCTGAGTGGGAACCaaatcgatggcagtgggttctggtTTGTGGGGGTGTTTTGAGGGTTCGCTTTAAAAATGCGGTGAtatgcctcaaggtcagcagtttgaagctactagctgctctgtgggagaaaaatgaggcattctgTTTCCGGAAAGTTACAATctaggacacccacaggggcagttctaccctgccctgggggtccctgtgagttggcattgattcagtggcagtgagtttaagttaGATTTGGGACACAGCGTGTGGTGTACTGGGGCCAGTATTCAGCTTGTTTTCgtgagttggggggtgggggccccGGGAGGGGGTAGAGGAGTCCATGATGTCATTGGAGGAACTGCTGGCTTTAAGAAGAAAATTTCATTTGTGGCAATTTTTTGTCCACGCTCTACTTTAAAATGCCAACAAGCCCTTAGCCCTAGAAGGGTGAACAGGGACTAGATCCTCGCCATCTGGCTTTTGGTGGTGAGCAGGTTTGGCTTGTCACTTCCATGGCCCTTGGCTGGAGGTGGAAGGCCATCCATATCCCAGGTGGCTGAGTGGTGGCTCTTTCTTTCCAGGGCGGAGGCTGTGGGGTGGAGCGCTGGTCCAGCACAGACTCGGAGGACATATTCAGGTATTCTTGCCGAGCGTCATGGCCCACACACCTTGCTGGAGAGGGCTACCGATGGGAATGGGGATGTGAGCCTGGTTCCCTGGGGTCTGGCATTTACTGCGCTGGTCACTGAGGCAGAAGGGGTATGGCTCAAGGCTGGGGGAGCAGGGGTCATGGCCCCTTCAATATCCATCAGCTCACACCTGACTGCACTGCTGATAGGCCAGTCAACTGCCCGTGCCTGTTGCTCACGTGCCTGTTGGTGCTACACACACCTGGTGCCCTCTGTGGTGATTCCCACCAACGGGAAGCGGACACCACAGGTTGCTGGGCATCCTCGTGTCAGACACAGGAGCCTGGAGGATAAGTCTGGAAGCCCCTTCGGGTCCGTGGAGTTCTGCTTGGCTCTGGGTCTGTGATGCAGTCCTCGTCAGCCATGCCCGGCTCCActcagcctgggggtggggggcaagcaGAGGCCCTGCCTTCCCCTCCCGCTACCCCTTCCCTTGGTTACAGAGCAGCACAGTCCTGGGGAGTCTCAGACTCTCCGTGGGGTTTTGAGATCTTcatggtggtggggagagggtgaGAAGAGAAGAGAGGCCAATGGTTAAAGTTTTCCTATGGTGActggaaggtcggtggttcaaacccactctcttctccctgggagagcGATGGGGCAGCCTGTCCCATGGAGCTTGACTGATTGGAATATGCTATgtgccccaccccactccacctctGGGTTGGGCTGGGGAGATGCCTGCTTTTGGAGATGCTGCATGCAGAGGCCTGGAGAGTTGTCTGCTTACTGaagccagggcaccttcctttccATCTGCAGGGATCCCCCGAAACATCGGGGAGCTGGGTGGATGACCCCAAGAGAGCTACAGCTGAAGGTCAGTGGGCGCCTCaagtgccgtgtgtgtgtgtgtgtgtgtgtgtgtgtgtgtaacaggtTGAGGACTGCCTGCAGTATGAGCTGGTGCCCAGCGCTgctccctcctgccccccccccccccgtcctttTCCCTCCCTTCTGTACCTTTTCCTTCCTTGTGGTACCCATGGGGACTTCCCTCCTTGTTCCCCTACCCGCCACACCCTGCCCTGGGCTGCCATCTGCTCTCCTACCCCCTGCCCAGGGGGCACAGTCCCTCACGTTGGTGCCCTTTTCCGGAGCGGCCTGGGCACCTCCTGCGGGGGGGTGCCTCAGCTCCTGCCCAGCCTGCCCGAAGGCTGCTGCTCCCGTCAGGACTGCACCCCATTCTCTGAGACAACTCAGTGACTCCCCAttgggaagggaagggacactGAAGCGTTTTCAGAGTGACCTTAGAGAAGAGTGATGGACTCCATACATCTGGCTTCTCAGGGTCCTTCCAGATTTAACGCCACGGACCCTCCATGCTGGGAGTCCCCCGCCTGCTGGAGACTGGTGGGAGGGGCTCTTTAGGGTTTTGCTGGGCCAGGGAGGGGTAGCCCCCCAACCACACGAGGCTGGGCATGCAAGTGGACTTATACTTAAAACCCTGTCCCTCCGCCTAAGTCACCCGGTTTCAGATGTGGGAAGGCCACAGGTGGCGGCCAGGTAACAGCCAACTGTGCACCATCCTCAGAGACGGTTCTGTTGGGTAAGGGGGTGTCCTCACAAAGCTTTGCCTTCATGGAGAGGCGTCTCCCCACTCTCCCATCCCACATgaagttgtcaggtgccatcaagttagctCTGGCTCCAgcgccccccaccgccccccccccccaagcacaacagaacgaacACCTGGCCCTGCGCCGCCTCACGTTTGCTCCTGTGCGGGAGCCCACTGTAGCAGCTGTGGTGTCCGTCCgctgtgagggccttcctctttcagtGCTCCTCGCTGCTCGGCCACGCATGgccttccccaggcctgggctctcctgacaacacgtcagagtacatgagaggaagtcgcACCTCCTGCCCTCCACagacattccggctgtacttccaagacagatgcgtCTGCccctttggcagtctgtggttctttagtagtctttgccagcactgtcATTCCAAGGCATCTGTTCCTATTCCGTGTCCAACTCTAACATGCAGAGGGGCCGTGGAAACCCCGTGGCTGGGGCCCCTCATGGGAGTGCTGCGAAGGAGTCCCGCTTTCGTGGCTCTTACTGTGGCCGCACCAGCAGCCGGAGGTGGCCCTGTCTAGCACGCTCTTGGCgtggcagaggggtgggggggagaggggggttcGCGCTTTCTTACAAAGTGTGACCTGCACTCCCATTCTTACCTTTAGACTCCAGAAGCCCTGATGTGACAGCTTTAGACCACAGTGATGTGCTGGCCTTGTCCCTGATGGTAAGAGGGTCTGTGTGGGGGCCACACGTGCCTGGGGCTGCTTATGTGTTCCGGGGGTTGTGACCGCCACCCCCAAGGGGGGGAGCCTCCACCCACATGTGTCTGCCTCCCTCCCAGTCTAGGGTGGAGGCTGGGGTCCTGGGAGGGAATGGCAGATAGGACAGACTTGGCATGGGGGCCGGGTCCCTCCCCAACAATAGGGAGTGGGCTTTAGAATGCTGGTGGGAACTGGGGGGAAAGAGCTTGGTGTTTTTCCACAGACCGTCTGAAGCCCCCTTGTGGGTATtgtgccccccccctcccacacatacacacagctgcCAGGATCCCAGTAAAGGCTGTGTGGCGGTGAGGTAGAGGGTTGCCCCCTGCAGCCCCTCCACTGCCCCATAACCACACTGGCTGCTGCAGGCTGTGTCCTTGCTCTCTGGCTCCGAGGTGGTAAATGTCTGAGTCGGTCACCTTCCTTGTCGGGGGGAGTCATGGGTGGGTGGAAGCGCGGGGCCAGGGAATGCCCCACgtgtgtgtttgctgtgtgtgcatgcgtgtgtggcgTGTTCCTGGAATGCAGACCTAGGCGGTCCTGTTTTCTGCTCAGCCTGCAGTGCCCCCGAGCCCTCTGAGAAACGACCTGCGGAGGAAATACCTGACCCAGGTGGACGTGCTGCTGCAGGGGGACAGGGGCTCCGAGGTAATCTGCCTGCCAGCTCTCCGTGCCTGCGTGGTGGGGAGCAGGGTGCCGCGCCCAGAGACAAGCGGGGCACGGCTAACTCGGGCTCATGGGTCCAGAACTTCCTGGGTAACCACTCCAGGCCCCAACTCTGCAACCCCGGTCCACGGCCAAGCGCCTCAATGCCGCGCCACCAGGCCCCTGGCCAGTCTACTTGGCAACTCGTTTGGGAAGCtagcctgtggaggcgtgggacTGCAGGGTCAGCCCCAGCTTTGGGCTTAAGGGACTTCCTGAGCAGAGACAATGGCGACCACCTCAGGCGTGGCCCAAAGTGGGTCAGCAGCAGGACTGCCCGTCACCTCAAAATCCTCTTTCTGTGACACACAAAGTAGTAGCCCCTTTTGCAAAGCGCTCCCTGTGAGGCCGAGGCAAGTGTGTGGCTGAGAGCTCTTGCCTGCAGCTGCCACGTGTGTCCGCCTTTCGTCCCAGTAAACCTGGGCTTGTCGGAGCTGGCGCCCCAGTAGCAGTACTCTCCGGCTCCGTAGGTCCAGCGCCCTCGGTGAGCCAAGAGGAAACCTGTTGCAGGTCGTGAGGGAGCTGGGTGGACTTGACTGATTCTGTCGAGGTGGAAGCACGCCAGCCCTCGGTGCTGGCTCTGCTTCGTCCATCTCATGCCATCCTAGcagccctctagggcagggtagaactgccccgtgggtttccgagaggtCACTCTGTGGGAATGGGAGCCAGGTCTCCCCTGTTGAGCGGCTGGGGAGTGAAACTGCTGAGCTGTGATGACCAcggcatcccccccccccccccgccccgggcTGCTTTAAGGGAATCAAACCCTGATCTCCCAATGACCGGCAGGGAGGCCAGGCCTCAGTAGCGAGGACAGCCTTGTCCTGGAGGGGACACGAGGACCACGCCCGTCGAGTTGGTAGTCCAAGCTACAGCTGGCATGGTGGTTGCCTGCTCTCAGCTGCTGGGCTGCCGGGTCCAAAAAGCTGTTCCTTTCACGGTCCTCAGCACTGTCGCTCTGGGGACGGGGCAGGGGCGCTCCACTTGGGGTTCCCCGAGTCTCGGCATCGGGCAGTTGCTTTGTTATAACCATGTGCTTTGTTTCAGCATGCAGACAGCGGAGGCAGAGAGGACACCCAGGTGCCCCTGCTCCAGTCATTAGCCAGTCCTGCCCATGGTGACCAGTCATTAGCCAATCCTGCCCATGGTGAGTTGCTGCAACGCTCTCCTGCCCAACTGGCTGCCAGTATCCAAAGACACGAGAGCGTCTGATGATGCCAACAGCGTTCACAGCACACACACGCCCCATGTGGGTCAGGACAGTGCAGGTTGGGCGTGTGGAACTCTGCCTGAGGGTTGGTCAGTTGTGCCGTCCTCCTTGATTGGAAATGAGCCCCTGGGGCAGTAGACAGGctggggggtgtggtgggggttttctcactgccatccaggaggaagaggagagtggATGAGTCACCTTCTCTTTGGATGCCCCTGATGCACATATCCAACATGGTGTGACATtaaggggggggggtgcagatgTCTTGTTGCCCCCACCTCCCAATACCTAGACACACAATTTCACGATTTCCCATCTTGAAAAGATAACCTaaaccagtggctctcaaccttcctcaggctgcgaccttttcacacagttcctcatgtggtggtgaccccccaaccataacattttcattgctacttcatcgctgtcattttgctactgtatgaatcaggcgacccctgtgaaagggtcgtttgacgacACCCTCCCCCCAGACTCACCCTCCTCCCAAAGGGGGCACAGcgcgcaggttgagaaccgctgctctagaccacCTCACAGCAGAAGGGAGGTTCCTCTGGAGacaggtggtgaagaaagtcggCGTTTAGCTGTGATTGGGGAAGGAAGCCTCTCCGAGCGGAGTCTGCTCCCCAGTGGCTGTGGTGGTGTTTCTGGGCCTGCCTGTCGCCCCCATGCTGGCCCTTCTCCAGTCCCGGGGGCTCTGCATCTGGCTGGTTAACACACCTTCCCTCTGATTTCCCTCCTAGGGGGCTTTGGCGACAGCTGCCCAAAGAGCCCCAGTGGCCCCGTGTTGCCGTCATCGTCTCTCAGAGCATGTGAACCCTCAACCGACTTGGCGGTGGTGCCGAGGGGCGACAGTCCGGTGTCACCAGGGGCCGGCAGCCCGTCCTTGGCAGCAGCCGGTGACGTGACCATCAGCGACTTGTACGAGGGCATGCTTCACTCCATGACCCGCCTGCTGAGCGCCAAgccgtcctgcaccatctccaccAGGACCTTCATCGTCCAGAACTGGAGCGGCCGGCGGCGGCCCAGGCGGAAGGGCAAAATGAGCCGAGCCTGCTGCAGAAGGGACAGCCACGTGCACCGGGATCCCGGGGAGCGGCGCCCAACCCGGGCCCAGCCTGCCAGAGAGGCCGGGGACCAACAAGAACCTGGGGACATGCTGGCGCTCCCTGGCCACCGGGAAGGGTTTCAGTCGAAGAAAGCTCCCCTCAAAGTCTGCAAGTCCCAAATCCGTCGACTGGTCCCGAGCTGGAAGGAGCTTCAGGCGACTCCCTGGTTGTTTGCCTCCTTGGGCGCCAGTGCCGTGTCCAGTCCTAATTGGGAGAACAGGCTCTCGGCACTCACGTGGTTGATCTCTCCCGTGAAAACCATGTCCCAAGCCAGAGCGATGCAGAGCCTGAGGAGGGCTCGCCACCAAGAGGTCGAA includes the following:
- the HJURP gene encoding Holliday junction recognition protein, coding for MAAERRASSLTDAGLAQKLRDSRCRFQRHMQQLIEKYNHPFEDAPLVEMTTLTYETPEGRRLWGGALVQHRLGGHIQGSPETSGSWVDDPKRATAEDSRSPDVTALDHSDVLALSLMPAVPPSPLRNDLRRKYLTQVDVLLQGDRGSEHADSGGREDTQVPLLQSLASPAHGDQSLANPAHGGFGDSCPKSPSGPVLPSSSLRACEPSTDLAVVPRGDSPVSPGAGSPSLAAAGDVTISDLYEGMLHSMTRLLSAKPSCTISTRTFIVQNWSGRRRPRRKGKMSRACCRRDSHVHRDPGERRPTRAQPAREAGDQQEPGDMLALPGHREGFQSKKAPLKVCKSQIRRLVPSWKELQATPWLFASLGASAVSSPNWENRLSALTWLISPVKTMSQARAMQSLRRARHQEVEVRFDMLHQKYCPEPTNQPCPSGSGALAMYRGGPASPGRPRGSETHWPRVLVLQRQQEGMGRPAERSLAAGSPSSSLLPRSGPAETQAPGSLQGSSRDVFRSLPLSRAISTPRVQPPSCGSNCYKDIKEQFDKLHRECFQRSPQQTKGPLAAEWPSDGAVTEAQCQDFRGKTAVDSAFQSLWKSLSSAQPSRKRPSGSAAAEVCPSIELPQAPRRAHQSSAKRRRLSAPPLCEQWAEPWSSAAVGRAIPSLRGQLCRLEPDWEEQERATQDG